The following proteins come from a genomic window of Sorghum bicolor cultivar BTx623 chromosome 3, Sorghum_bicolor_NCBIv3, whole genome shotgun sequence:
- the LOC8062137 gene encoding NADPH-dependent diflavin oxidoreductase 1 isoform X2, whose translation MTNTLQEAFFLNFDGFSSLCNIRYEGALDPWLLSLWKSLNEINPSLLPRVSDINDSNLSILGDPKVHVIYYSSNEVPQDSVLSDPSKIISSARSMSPALRFHADAEPAYMLQMVKNKCLTKEGSDRDVRHFELEDPSSAISYKIGDTLEILPSQNPSAVDAFIERCNLDPDCYITVQVRSGDKVSNDSVVNSQMDRIKLRTFVALTMDVASASPRRYFFEVMSFFATSEREKERLQYFASPEGRDDLYQYNQKESRTVLEVLEDFPSVQMPFEWLVQLTPPLKKRAFSISSSPLAHPNQIHLTVSIVAWVTPFKRTRRGLCSTWLAGLNPNKDNLIPCWIHQGSLPPPRPLVPLVLIGPGTGCAPFRAFVEERAAQAAAEPTAAVMFFFGCRNQDNDFLYKDFWLTHAQDEGVLSSKKGGGLFVAFSRDQPQKVYVQHKIKEHSSRVWNLLLSDAVIYIAGSSTKMPADVTAALEEVICKEGGVKQEDASKWLRDLERAGRLNIETWS comes from the exons ATGACCAACACCCTTCAGG AAGCATTTTTTCTCAACTTTGATGGATTTTCTTCGTTGTGCAACATCAGATACGAAGGGGCTTTAGATCCTTGGTTGCTCTCTTTGTGGAAATCTCTGAATGAAATTAATCCATCATTGTTACCTAGAGTGTCTGATATCAATGATTCTAATTTGAGTATTTTGGGGGATCCAAAAGTTCATGTCATTTATTACTCTTCCAATGAAGTTCCACAAGATTCTGTACTTTCAG ACCCCAGTAAAATAATAAGTAGCGCAAGATCAATGTCCCCTGCACTACGGTTCCATGCTGATGCAGAGCCAGCTTACATGCTCCAAATG GTAAAAAACAAGTGTTTGACTAAGGAGGGTTCTGATAGAGATGTTCGCCACTTTGAATTGGAAGATCCATCTTCT GCCATCAGCTATAAAATTGGTGATACTCTTGAAATTCTACCTAGTCAAAATCCATCAGCTGTCGATGCCTTCATTGAACGCTGTAACTTGGATCCAGATTGTTACATAACG GTTCAAGTGAGAAGTGGGGATAAAGTTTCCAATGATTCAGTTGTGAATAGCCAGATGGACCGTATCAAATTAAGGACCTTTGTTGCTTTGACAATGGATGTTGCGTCAGCTTCCCCTCGGCGATATTTCTTTGAG GTCATGAGCTTTTTTGCAACAAGCGAACGTGAAAAGGAGAGGCTTCAGTATTTTGCTTCTCCTGAAGGAAGAGATGATCTTTACCAGTACAATCAGAAGGAGAGTAGGACTGTTCTAGAG GTGTTGGAGGATTTTCCTTCAGTGCAAATGCCTTTTGAATGGCTGGTGCAACTAACACCTCCACTGAAGAAAAGAGCCTTTTCCATCTCATCATCCCCACTGGCACACCcaaatcaaattcatttgaccGTTAGCATTGTAGCATGGGTTACTCCATTCAAGAGAACCCGACGTGGACTCTGCTCTACATGGCTGGCCGGGCTCAATCCAAATAAAG ACAATCTTATCCCGTGTTGGATACACCAAGGATCCCTGCCTCCTCCACGTCCATTGGTTCCTCTCGTGTTGATTGGACCAGGAACAGGGTGTGCACCATTCCGTGCATTTGTGGAGGAAAGGGCTGCACAGGCTGCAGCAGAGCCAACAGCCGCGGTTATGTTCTTCTTTGGCTGTAGAAACCAAGATAACGATTTTCTATACAAGGATTTCTGGTTAACTCATGCCCAGGATGAGGGGGTGTTGTCCTCGAAAAAGGGTGGTGGTTTATTTGTTGCTTTTTCCCGGGATCAGCCTCAAAAGGTCTATGTGCAACATAAGATAAAGGAACATAGTTCAAGAGTGTGGAACTTATTACTGTCCGATGCAGTTATTTACATTGCGGGCTCTTCGACGAAAATGCCCGCTGATGTTACAGCTGCACTGGAGGAGGTTATTTGTAAAGAAGGTGGTGTCAAACAAGAGGATGCTTCAAAATGGCTCAGGGATCTTGAAAGAGCTGGTAGACTTAACATCGAGACTTGGTCATAG
- the LOC8062137 gene encoding NADPH-dependent diflavin oxidoreductase 1 isoform X1: MAPSSAEADSPASASGRLLVLYASQTGNAMDAAERVGREAERGGCPAVDVLSMDSFDPSRLPSERFVVFVVSTTGQGDPPDSMKGFWRYLLRKDLDRQWLKGIHHAVFGLGDSGYQKYNFAAKKLDRRLLHLGAEPVLEIGLGDDQHPSGYEGALDPWLLSLWKSLNEINPSLLPRVSDINDSNLSILGDPKVHVIYYSSNEVPQDSVLSDPSKIISSARSMSPALRFHADAEPAYMLQMVKNKCLTKEGSDRDVRHFELEDPSSAISYKIGDTLEILPSQNPSAVDAFIERCNLDPDCYITVQVRSGDKVSNDSVVNSQMDRIKLRTFVALTMDVASASPRRYFFEVMSFFATSEREKERLQYFASPEGRDDLYQYNQKESRTVLEVLEDFPSVQMPFEWLVQLTPPLKKRAFSISSSPLAHPNQIHLTVSIVAWVTPFKRTRRGLCSTWLAGLNPNKDNLIPCWIHQGSLPPPRPLVPLVLIGPGTGCAPFRAFVEERAAQAAAEPTAAVMFFFGCRNQDNDFLYKDFWLTHAQDEGVLSSKKGGGLFVAFSRDQPQKVYVQHKIKEHSSRVWNLLLSDAVIYIAGSSTKMPADVTAALEEVICKEGGVKQEDASKWLRDLERAGRLNIETWS, from the exons ATGGCGCCCTCGTCCGCAGAGGCTGACTCGCCGGCGTCCGCCAGCGGCCGCCTCCTCGTGCTCTACGCGTCACAAACTGGGAACGCCATGGACGCCGCAGAGCGTGTCGGCCGCGAGGCGGAACGTGGTGGCTGCCCGGCCGTCGACGTGCTGTCCATGGATAGCTTCGATCCC AGTCGCTTGCCGAGCGAGCGGTTCGTGGTCTTTGTGGTGTCCACCACGGGGCAGGGCGATCCCCCGGATTCCATGAAG GGGTTTTGGAGATACCTGCTTCGGAAGGATCTGGACAGACAATGGCTTAAGGGGATCCATCATGCAGTGTTTGGACTCGGGGATTCAGGCTACCAGAAGTACAAT TTTGCTGCAAAGAAGCTTGATAGAAGGCTTTTACATCTTGGTGCAGAACCGGTTCTAGAGATAGGCCTGGGAGATGACCAACACCCTTCAGG ATACGAAGGGGCTTTAGATCCTTGGTTGCTCTCTTTGTGGAAATCTCTGAATGAAATTAATCCATCATTGTTACCTAGAGTGTCTGATATCAATGATTCTAATTTGAGTATTTTGGGGGATCCAAAAGTTCATGTCATTTATTACTCTTCCAATGAAGTTCCACAAGATTCTGTACTTTCAG ACCCCAGTAAAATAATAAGTAGCGCAAGATCAATGTCCCCTGCACTACGGTTCCATGCTGATGCAGAGCCAGCTTACATGCTCCAAATG GTAAAAAACAAGTGTTTGACTAAGGAGGGTTCTGATAGAGATGTTCGCCACTTTGAATTGGAAGATCCATCTTCT GCCATCAGCTATAAAATTGGTGATACTCTTGAAATTCTACCTAGTCAAAATCCATCAGCTGTCGATGCCTTCATTGAACGCTGTAACTTGGATCCAGATTGTTACATAACG GTTCAAGTGAGAAGTGGGGATAAAGTTTCCAATGATTCAGTTGTGAATAGCCAGATGGACCGTATCAAATTAAGGACCTTTGTTGCTTTGACAATGGATGTTGCGTCAGCTTCCCCTCGGCGATATTTCTTTGAG GTCATGAGCTTTTTTGCAACAAGCGAACGTGAAAAGGAGAGGCTTCAGTATTTTGCTTCTCCTGAAGGAAGAGATGATCTTTACCAGTACAATCAGAAGGAGAGTAGGACTGTTCTAGAG GTGTTGGAGGATTTTCCTTCAGTGCAAATGCCTTTTGAATGGCTGGTGCAACTAACACCTCCACTGAAGAAAAGAGCCTTTTCCATCTCATCATCCCCACTGGCACACCcaaatcaaattcatttgaccGTTAGCATTGTAGCATGGGTTACTCCATTCAAGAGAACCCGACGTGGACTCTGCTCTACATGGCTGGCCGGGCTCAATCCAAATAAAG ACAATCTTATCCCGTGTTGGATACACCAAGGATCCCTGCCTCCTCCACGTCCATTGGTTCCTCTCGTGTTGATTGGACCAGGAACAGGGTGTGCACCATTCCGTGCATTTGTGGAGGAAAGGGCTGCACAGGCTGCAGCAGAGCCAACAGCCGCGGTTATGTTCTTCTTTGGCTGTAGAAACCAAGATAACGATTTTCTATACAAGGATTTCTGGTTAACTCATGCCCAGGATGAGGGGGTGTTGTCCTCGAAAAAGGGTGGTGGTTTATTTGTTGCTTTTTCCCGGGATCAGCCTCAAAAGGTCTATGTGCAACATAAGATAAAGGAACATAGTTCAAGAGTGTGGAACTTATTACTGTCCGATGCAGTTATTTACATTGCGGGCTCTTCGACGAAAATGCCCGCTGATGTTACAGCTGCACTGGAGGAGGTTATTTGTAAAGAAGGTGGTGTCAAACAAGAGGATGCTTCAAAATGGCTCAGGGATCTTGAAAGAGCTGGTAGACTTAACATCGAGACTTGGTCATAG
- the LOC8062136 gene encoding BURP domain-containing protein 3 — MARVRQPGGGQLSCRDTHVPIWPWPPRSWSCPSRALSTTHNPSARLCVVRADRRASCEQRSPWTRPGPIPVVQSYYCGCCVLCLRAEQAIIVCIARPHFTGSIDLSISLLIGHLRSSSMERLIAGLLGFLLIASVGSHAARAPDQYWKSALPDTPMPTSLSQLLNTPAGGTTVNVGWGGVHVDAGHGKPGGTTVDVGKGGVGVNVNPGSSGRKPGGTTVGVGGKGGVGVKVNPGYGKPGGTTVGVGKGGVGVNVNPGYGKPGGTTVGVGKGGVGVNVNPGKPGGTTVGVGKGGVGVDVNPGYGKPGGTTVGVGKGGVGVNVNPAKPGGTGTTVGVGKGGVGVGVNPGYGKPGGTTVGVGKGGVGVHVNNPRKKPVNVNAGPFQYLYAASETQLHDDPSVALFFQEKDLQQPGKKVTVQFANTATAGAKFLPRSDAEAIPFSSEKVPEILSRFSVDPDSVEAAEMAQTLRDCEAPAAKGEKKACATSLESMVDFATTSLGTSHVRAVSTVVAKEGSPKQEYTVTGVKPAAGTGHDGRLVACHAEPYAYAVFACHLTQQTRAYSVSMLGRDGTAVDAVAVCHADTSGWNPKHIAFQVLKVKPGTVPVCHFLPQDHVVWTRSG, encoded by the exons ATGGCGCGAGTGAGGCAGCCAGGTGGGGGGCAGTTGAGTTGCCGCGATACACATGTTCCCATATGGCCATGGCCGCCACGGTCGTGGTCTTGTCCCAGTAGGGCTCTCTCTACTACCCATAACCCCTCTGCGCGGCTGTGCGTGGTGCGTGCTGACCGCCGAGCGAGCTGCGAGCAAAGGAGTCCTTGGACCCGACCGGGGCCGATCCCGGTGGTTCAATCCTATTACTGCGGCTGCTGTGTGCTGTGCCTCAGAGCTGAGCA GGCCATCATCGTCTGCATCGCTCGCCCTCATTTCACTGGGAGCATCGATCTATCTATCAGCTTGCTCATTGGCCATCTTCGATCGTCTTCCATGGAGAGGCTCATTGCCGGCCTACTTGGCTTCCTATTG ATTGCGTCAGTAGGAAGCCATGCAGCTCGTGCTCCGGATCAATACTGGAAGTCTGCTCTTCCCGACACTCCCATGCCGACCTCCCTCTCCCAACTCCTCAACACCCCAG CCGGAGGCACGACCGTCAACGTCGGCTGGGGCGGTGTCCACGTCGATGCTGGGCACGGTAAGCCCGGGGGTACGACGGTTGACGTAGGCAAGGGCGGCGTCGGCGTCAATGTTAACCCTGGCAGCAGCGGCAGGAAGCCCGGCGGCACCACGGTCGGCGTTGGTGGGAAAGGGGGAGTCGGCGTTAAGGTCAACCCTGGCTATGGGAAGCCCGGCGGCACGACGGTTGGTGTCGGGAAGGGCGGAGTTGGTGTTAACGTCAACCCTGGCTACGGGAAGCCCGGTGGCACCACTGTTGGCGTCGGGAAGGGCGGCGTCGGCGTGAACGTCAACCCTGGCAAGCCCGGCGGCACTACGGTCGGCGTCGGCAAGGGCGGCGTTGGCGTCGACGTCAATCCTGGCTATGGCAAGCCCGGTGGCACCACGGTCGGCGTCGGCAAGGGCGGAGTGGGCGTCAACGTTAATCCTGCCAAGCCGGGCGGTACCGGCACAACCGTTGGCGTTGGCAAAGGCGGCGTGGGCGTCGGCGTCAATCCCGGGTACGGCAAGCCCGGCGGCACCACGGTCGGCGTTGGCAAGGGCGGGGTCGGCGTCCACGTGAACAACCCGCGCAAGAAGCCCGTCAACGTCAACGCCGGGCCTTTCCAGTACCTGTACGCCGCATCAGAGACGCAGCTGCACGACGACCCCAGCGTAGCGCTCTTCTTCCAGGAGAAGGACCTCCAGCAGCCCGGTAAGAAGGTGACCGTCCAGTTCGCCAACACCGCGACCGCCGGCGCCAAGTTCCTCCCGCGAAGCGATGCCGAGGCCATCCCGTTCTCCTCCGAGAAGGTCCCCGAGATCCTGAGCCGCTTCTCGGTCGACCCGGACTCCGTCGAGGCGGCGGAGATGGCGCAGACGCTGCGCGACTGCGAGGCGCCCGCGgccaagggcgagaagaaggcgTGCGCCACGTCGCTGGAGTCCATGGTGGACTTCGCCACCACCAGCCTCGGGACCAGCCACGTGAGGGCCGTCTCGACCGTCGTGGCCAAGGAGGGCTCGCCGAAGCAGGAGTACACCGTGACCGGCGTCAAGCCCGCGGCCGGCACCGGCCACGACGGCCGCCTCGTGGCCTGCCACGCGGAGCCGTACGCGTACGCCGTGTTCGCGTGCCACCTGACGCAGCAGACGCGGGCGTACTCGGTGTCGATGCTCGGCAGGGACGGCACGGCCGTGGACGCTGTCGCGGTGTGCCACGCCGACACGTCCGGCTGGAACCCCAAGCACATCGCCTTCCAGGTGCTCAAAGTGAAGCCCGGCACGGTGCCGGTCTGCCACTTCCTGCCGCAGGACCACGTCGTCTGGACCCGCAGCGGCTGA
- the LOC110433746 gene encoding uncharacterized protein LOC110433746 — translation MVRKEQARRVHEKGGSTGGARTRRRRAGLGFVRVAASNTARGRPWMFGRGCVQQGGESVAAEGEDSLAAAEGRNGGRGERRGGGGKERERGERRGGRCARRVGECGRVRVSRGARVKNDRALELGC, via the coding sequence ATGGTTCGCAAGGAACAGGCGAGGAGAGTACACGAGAAGGGTGGATCTACTGGTGGAGCACGGACGCGACGGAGGAGAGCAGGGCTAGGGTTCGTGCGGGTGGCCGCGTCAAACACCGCTCGCGGGCGGCCGTGGATGTTTGGGCGTGGATGTGTGCAGCAGGGAGGGGAGAGCGTCGCGGCGGAGGGAGAGGATAGCCTCGCGGCGGCGGAGGGAAGGAACGGGGGGAGAGGAGAGcgtcgcggcggcggagggaAGGAACGCGAGAGAGGAGAGCGTCGCGGCGGGCGGTGTGCGCGGCGGGTGGGCGAATGCGGAAGGGTTAGGGTTTCACGCGGCGCCCGAGTAAAGAACGACCGCGCCCTGGAATTGGGCTGCTAG